gatttttgtaaataCAACTTGTATCCCatgaccttgctaaattcacttattatttcAATAGCTCctttgtagattccttaggattttctaaaaacacaatcatgtcatcttcaaataaagacagttttaacTCTTCCATTCCAATCAATAttcctttgatttcctttttttaaaatttcagtttccttGCTTTGTTCCCAATCCTAGGGGTAAAGAATTCAGTCCTTCACTATTAAGTGTGATGTAAAAGTATAGGGTTTTTGCAGATGCCCTATATCATATTGAGAGAGTTCCCTTTTAATCCTACTTTGCTGAGACTTTTACAGTGAATGGGTGTTGATTTTTTTTGTCaattgctttttctgcatcttttgagtggatgtattgtttttcttctttattgtgTTAATATTGATTAAcacaataaatattgattgagtTTTGAATGCTAAACAATgttgcattcctaggataaaccCTATTCAGTCACAGTATGTTATCCTTTTTTATATTTCTGGatttgattttctaatatttcattaaaactttgtgtatctgtgttCGTGAGGAATACTGAtttgtagtttttttaaaatctcttacaatgcctttttttttctgatacggGTATCAGGATAATTCTGGTTAATAAAATGGGTTGGGAAGCGTTCCCTCCTCTATTTTCTAAGGAGAATTTTTGCAGGATTGGTATTATTAGAATTCACCAAGAAGCCATCTGGGCCTAaacttttctttgtggaaagcTTTTGAATTGTGAATCCAATTTCTTTACTAGATATGGAGCTTCTcagattttctgtctctttgtgtcGGTTTGGTATTTTGCATCTTTCAGAAAAATGTGTCCATCTAACATGTTCTCAGTGGAACACAGGCTCCTTACTCAGCTACCTGGCTCTGCTGGACTCTCAGCCTCATCCTGCACTACTTTTCTCTCTCACTCCTCAAACTGCAGCCAACTGGATGCctttctgtttctgaacactcgaAGCTCTGTCCTGCCTCAGAGCCTCTCAGgtggctgttccttctgcctggaacacttttCCTGGCTTTTGCATGCCTGGTTCCAGGATGGCAATCCTTTCTTAGAGAGTCCTTTGCTTACCTCTCCTGTCAAAATATCTTCTATTTGTTGATTTATATTTGGCCTGTTTATTGTCCATCTCTCTACCTTGCTCTGTGAGAGTGGGGGCCtattcattttccccttttcttctgcctctagaAAACTTAATAACTCTTCCAATATGTGTTGAACCAATGCATGACTGAGAGAATGAGGACTGCAAGTTCTCTGAGCTTTAGTTGTCTTTCTGTAAGGAGAGGACCTTGcagggttgtggtgaggattagagacgtcatttttgtttgtttgtttgttttttattaaattcagttttgttgagatacattcacacaccatacaatcatctatggtatacaatcaactgtccacagtgcgataacatagttatgtgttcatcaccacaatctatcgctgaacattttccttaagaGATGTCATTTTAACTCCCACACTGTGGTGCCTGGCACAAAAGAGCTCAGTAAGTGGACGTGTTACAGGACGCTAAATTGAAGCTTCAATTGAGACACCAGGACACAGTGGCTACCAAAGTGAGTTTTTAGAAacacctgtgggtttttcactgGTTACACCCCACATGTACCTTGAGGCTCTAAGAGTGTCAAGGAGTAATGATTCAAAAATGACTTGTGAGGGTTTCTGTAAAAATGGCAGCACCTTCCATCACCTCCTTCTGTGGTTTTATTAGGCAAAACAGGTTGTGGCCAACATGATACAGTTTTAGTGTCTTCCTCCTCAaaattcccttttctcttctagGTAATGCCCACAATTTTGACATTCCAACTTTTAGCTTTAACTTGTGGCTGTTAGCCCATTAAAATGCACAGTTCCCCTGGGGAGAGTTACTCTTTACACTGAAACCAGGCACTGACTCTAGATGAGACTGAATCTGCTCAATTGTTTTGAGATCCTAGGAACAGAGCCTGTGGAACAATGGGGCAGGTCAAAGTGGCTTTCTTCATTTTGCCAGGAGTCAGCTCTGTCAGCCTCAAAGAAGAGCCCTCCTCATTCAACAATTTTATCCTCACAATCAGATGCTTCTGTTGTTCGTCGGATGCTTACCTCTTTATTTATGTACCCATCCTTATTGATGTCATACAAGTTAAACGTCCACCTTAGTTTTTCATGGACGGTTCCTCTCAGCAAAATCGACAGAGCAGTTACAAAGTCCTGAGAAGCAAAAAAGGTACGAGTGACAGTCACCACAACGCCATCAGTTGGGGTAAAGCTCTGTGTTTGGGTCCGACTTTGTGACTACTTTCATCGGAACAGGATCACTCTTGTCCTCTTGTCCCCCAAGGATAACGCTGAGCCAGTGAAGAGCTCCTCCTTCCattccctgccctgccctgtcTTTGGGAGCAGCCCGTTGAGGGAGAAtggaattttgtgtgtgtgctgatacTTCCAAACCTAAGCTAACCCAGCCTCCTCTGTTACTGCCTCATCCACTTGCTGCAATGATTTGTTTGTCATGTGAGTTGTGTTATGGTCTAGTGGCTAAGAATGTGGTCTCTGGAGACATACTGCCCGAGTTCAAATCCCTCCTTTGCACTTATTAGCTCAAATCCCTCCTTTGCACTTATTAGCTCTTTGCTCTTGGGAAAGCCACACAATCCCTCTTTGCCTTactttcctcttttataaaaagtaataataataatagaaccctacctcatagggttattgtgaggattaaatgactcaTAAGTACAGAGGTTGGTATGTGGTAAGTTCAGTGTACGTGTGAGCTGTTAAACCCTTATTATTAATCTCTGGAAGAACAATAAATTCCTAGAGGCTAGGGACAgttgcttcttcctttctctatcttcaggaAATGCTTATTAAATGGAGAAAGCTATCTTGGTCTTGACCGAGAGCATTTGAGGATCCAGCCCTTCCCGCCATAACCCATGGATTAGAGGAAAAGGTGATGCAGAACCAGGGGACCCCTCAGAGTGAGCCCAGGAGACACACATACCTCAAACTTCACGGAGCCTGTCTGGGTGGTGTCGAAGGCGTTGAAGAGGTAATGGGCATACGTGCTGGCATCTGCAAGGCAGAGAGGGAAGGGCGGGTGATGGGAGCAGGGGCTCCGCAGAGGGGAAAGAGAGCATTTAAAAACAGAGGCAGGATGTCAGCAAGAAAGAGGGGAGGGTGATGCTGGGtgacagaaaggagaaaattatGGAGGGGGAGAACCCACGGGTGTGAATGAGGCCGTCCAGCTCTCCTGGGATATCGGTGGGAAGTTCTAGCAATAGCCAAGACACACCCTTGCCCCTTCCTGCCCCTCTCTGTGGGTGATACTTGGTGGATGGATGGTATGGTGATGGCATGGGTAAGGTGCTTTGAGATGCAAGGCACTGCCATGGAGTAAGCCCATACTTGGGAGCAGACAGACCTGGGCTTGGATAGTAGCTCTGTCTTTAACAGCTGTGTGACTGCAGGCACCtaactcaacctctctgagcttcactttcccttctctgtaaaatgagatgtAGCGAGACCTACCtcttgaaatttttgaaaaagtatgTTAAACTAcacaagtgcctggcacatggccaaaacttaataaataaatagtggCATGATAGAACCCAATAAACTGTGATTCTGGGGGCCTGCATGGGAGTGTTGGGTAGAGAGTGTGGCCATACACTGAGTTTCACCCCTGGGAAGGCCACTTGTTTTCTTTCGAAGTGTTTGGGATACTTGGATTTTGGATTTCCATATTGTCAGGATGCAGGAAAGGGGTCAGGGTGTGCCAAAGATAGCTCCTGGGGGCAGGGCATAAGATGGCATGTGACTCATTGAGGCCACAGGAGGAGCCAGCGATGTGgtcccaggctggggtgggggcagagtggGTTACTGCAGGAGTCAGGTGGTCAGCAGAGCAGGTGCCAAGGACTTAGCACTCTTGCTAACCTGGCTTTATAAGCACAACCTTATGCTTCCTGCATCTTTTTggattagtttatttttatagtcTCTGGTAAGTTCTTTTGCAAAATTCCAGCTTGTCTCAATTGTTTTAAGGAAACCAACATGACAAAGCTTGGCATCTGACGCTTATGGGGTCTAATCTGGGTTGTGCTCctccctagctgtgtgaccttgagtaaactgcttaacctctctgaaactcAGATGCCCTATCTGGGATATTGATACCCACTTTATGGGACTGTTATGAGACTTTATGATACTGCTTTATCAATTTCTCCTCCCCTCCTGGAGGGTGTTCCTTTTCAGAGCTCCTTTGTGCTAAAGTTTTAGAGAATTCCACCTCTTATTATAATAAGGGAAGTACCTTTCCCCGAGTTTTCCCCTACCATGGAGAGGGGGCAGATGACAAGGAAGAGTGAAGGGAAGGCTGCCCACCAGACTGGGAGCTGgacaggattttttaaaagtcagactCACCTCCATGAGGGAAAAACTGGGCGTAGATCTGTTTGAAAGTTTCTTCATTGACCACACCACTGGGGCACTCCTATGAGATGGGGAGAGAGTCAGGGGAGGCATCTGGGGGGCCTGCTGCAGCTGGTGTGTGCTGGCCCCATCCCTGGGGTCCGGGGTTCCTTGTGATCCCTGGTGGGCAGGGACTGGGCAACAACCTGTGAATTTCCTATGTCTCCAAGGTGAGTGACTGGGCACCACCTTAAGACTAAAGCTGCTTGGCAGAATGACGGGATACCCATCAGAGAACAGGCACCATGAAGCAGAAAGAGTTTGGGCTTTGGGCATTGGATTCTGGCTCAGCCACTTCtgaactgtgtgactttgggaaggTCAGACCCTGATCCTCAATGTCCTTACCTGTAAAAATGGGGCTAACAGTACCTTTCCAACAAGGCTATCATAAGGTTTAGCGTATGAGACGATGGCAGATGCCAATCAATGTCCCTTTCCTCCCTTCAGCTGCTGCCCGTCTGGGTAGCCTCCCCACAGGGCCCTGCTCCAGCCGAGCTGCCTGCTGATAACACGCCTCTTCCAGCTTGGAAGGGAACAGGCACATGCCAAGTGCAATCGAGACTATTGTGGGAAGGCAGAGCATCCTGGTACTTGTCAGGCAACTCCGGGGAGCTGTTGGAATCCTTACTGGTCAGCACCTTGGAGAACAGTCTGGAATTCACCCAGCTCTATCTGTACAGGCTGCACCTGGAAAGGACTGTGCCCGTGAGCGGCTCCCTCCACCCTGCCCCAGCTCACAATTTGGAAATAATATTGCCctctgagagttaaaaaaaaaaaaaaaaaatcattattcagGATAGGATCTGAGAGTTCTAAAGTTGGCCTGAAAAGATAGAAATGTATTAATTTATGTGAAGAAACAGTAGGCCAACTAACTCCCTGTTCTCAGACTCCACCTTCCATTATATTGGTTTCCCTTGTAGCAGAGAGGGGCCCCCTTGCCAATTCTATTGCCCGTGGTAAACTAGCACGTTGGCGTTCAGGCTGACACGTCAGTCTCCGTGACCTTGGTGAGCAAACTCAGCAGACCCCAATCCCCTCATTTTGCAGGCACCAACAAGATTGAGTGTGAATGTTATGCTGAGGCTCGAACCTAGGCCAGGGTGAAATCTCCAAGGTTGTTCACCCTGCAGAGATTTTGGGCAGTCCATCAATTTCCCATCTACTGAGATGGCCTTATCTTTTCCTGAAGCCTCTCTTTCTAACACATGACCTTGCTCACACATGTCCCCACCATAGCACTGACCTTCCTTGTACAACTACACTGATAGGAAAGCTTCTTTCAGGGGCCGCTTGGCATTTGGGAGAACTTAACCCAGGTGGGAAATGCGGCCCTTTGCCTTCACAGGCCATGCAGGTCTTACATTTTTGAAGCCTCTATAAAGGACTTGCAGCTCCCTCTTGGTGAAGTTGGTCTGGGCCTCGAGCTGCTCCAGTCTTTCAGGCCGATGGCAGACCATGGTCATTTCCAGCTCATCTTCAATCTTATCTGGAACCAGAGGAGACGGCATTGGAACGCTGACCTGGGTGGGCTCTAGTCACACCACAGTCGGGGCTGTCAAAGGAGAGGTGTGGTAACTGGGGATGTGGCGTTGTGGGCTGGGGTCACACCGCAGGTGGCCTCCCTGCCTGGAACCCCACCTCCATGCCCAGTCTCACTCTAGGTGCGTCAGACACCAGATAGGGAGCAAGCTTCAGGGTTGGAGATAAACATGTTCCAAGTGGAGATGAGGTCTGAAGTGCTAAAAATAAGTCAGATGTAAATATTTCCCACCCTTTCAAAAGAACTTCTTTGAGTATTTAAATTGTTGCCTACTAAATCTCCTGGATAGTCCAGATTACCAGAGACACGGGTAAGTGAATAGAATGGTAAATGTTCTTCAAACAGCCAAGGGAGAAACAAATCTATTTAAAAACTAGAGTAGACAGTCATCATTTGGGCCAACTAGAGGAAGGCTAGCATGATTTAGAACAAAGTTCAAGTTatggaatattaaatattaatttaaaaaatgtgaatgtattgtacaatgtatattttatattatttactaGATATCCCTTAAATTATAGGAAAATGACTTAAAGGGAGGAACTCTACTTCATGTAAATGAAAGCTTCAAAAGCATTTGAAGGTGTCTAAAATAGTTGTCTTAGGTAGTAGTTGTTCTTCCCATGTGTACTACCGTGTGATGTAATTTTTCTGTAGTTATACAGAAGGCACCAGGTCAGTTTACTGCGAGAAAGTCCAATAAGTGCAACTTCCCACGTTTTAGCATCAGAGAAGTGTGAGTGTTTTCTGCTGGGCCCTGCCAGAATGGTGTCTATTCAATTCACTCCAATCAAGAATCGATTGCCATCCAACCTTCTCTGCCTCTTGCTGTCTTGCAGACATTAGCAAATCCACCATATTGGTGGGCACGAATAGGGACGACCTGGGCAGGCTGCGGGGAGCACACATGGACCACGTCACCCCCCCGTGACAGCTGAGAGTGAGGGCGGGCTCAGGCCCCGAATCTGAGAACAGGATGAGCAGGTGCATTAAATTGTGTGCCTGTCCCTAATCAGTGCTGGTCCCTTTACACCAGATTTCCTCTGCAACTGTCACTTTTCCTTCTGAGACTTTGATCCCAACACAAAAGGAGTCCATCAGAGTACATTTGTTTCCTGAAGGTAACGGCTCAGGTAAGGCCCCAAGGGTGTGCTGGAAAACCTGGGTGACCATTCCCACTGCCACACATATCACCTTATCTGGTGGGAGGAAGGCAGATTATTCAATATAAATAAGATACTGTGTTCATACAATATAGCTGCAGGTGGCCGATTTCCCCATAATTCCTACAGAGCCTTTAGTTATTGTTATGCTTGTAGCTAACAAGTTAAGTAGCAATTACCTAAGCACTGCAGTCGTTCTATGTAAATCAAAGGGCCAATTCTCAAAAAGCAAACAAAGCTACGTAAATCTAATTCAGATAGCTcacatatatatattaactcatttaaaaatataaatcagttgTTTAAATCTCCTAGTATTAGATCTATTAGCACATTTGCAAAAAACGCACAGACATTTATACTTAACTGTGTGAGAAGAggtaaaaatcattaaaatgtaaataaagaagATGGAAATGTTGTATTTTTGGGAGAAATGACCTAATTTTGGAGGTGTCCAGTATATCTTTCTATGaggtaaaaataatattaaaatgtaaataaagaagATGGAAATGTTGTATTTTGGGGAGAAATGACCTATTTTTGGAGGTGTCCGGTATATCTTTCTAAGTCTTATCCAAAAGCTTAAATGCCTTTTTGCTGTTGCCTGTTGTCTCTACCTGTCTTCCTGTGGTTGAATTCCTCAAAATGTAGAGAAATCTCTTTGTAGATGTTTGAAAGAAACTTTCTGACTCAGAAACAACACTTGCTTACCATGGCCTTTATTAAAAATGCACTAAGTAATTATTGAAATATCAAATATTAAACCTACTTTATTAAGGTGGAACTGGACTTAATCAATAAATGATTTGTTTGCTGTCTGGGCAGCCAGATCAATTTCCATATCAAACAGATTCTGTAAATATCTGAACATTTGAATATTGACTGCCaagcttttgtgttttttttgtttgtttgtttttttcatcacCCTCTAATTGTCAGGCTGTGGCAACCGTCAGTCCTGCAAGGAAATTCAAGTCTTTGGAACTCAAGATGCTGCATGTGGGCATGAGGGGTTTAAACTAACAGCTCTtggagtttttttaaaattgcatatcATAGCAAGAACTATATTTTACATCACTATCctgtatacacatacatagatTCAAAACATTTATGACATAGTTTGAAGCAAAAGTTTCATTAAATAATACTTTCCCTCGCTAATGTGTGATGCACTCTATTCTCAATGCTAAGCTGTTCCTTTTATAAAATCGTGCTTGTTGGGGCTCTCATGTGTTAATGGCTTATATTTGAAAACACTGATTTAAATTGTCTTCAGTTGTAACAGCCTTATAGCTGTGCCCAAATTCAGGCCAGcactcccttcccttcctttttatgACTCATGGTTCTGGCCGCTGTAAATCTATTCGGAAGGAGCTTCGGAAAGGGCCGCAGAAGGTTTTGTATGCTTTGTGTCACCCCTCGGAGCTTCCCTGGGTGCTGCCCAGGCGGTCTCTGTAAAGGAAGAGGGTGGCCCAGGTCCCTGGTAGGGGGAGGAGGAAACGGATTTAGCAAGGGGGGAGCCTCCTTGACAGTTTCTTCTGAGGTTTAACAGTCTCAAAGGCCAAATGTTGCTtgtgattattatttttgttattgaaaaTGATGATGAGCAAATTGCTAAGTCAAATTGAATTTGGATGATAGGGCTCAAAATTAGCCTAGAGATTTAATACTATGGTAACAACATCGTAAGGACACATTAGAATACCTGCTGTTTGCAAAATACTTTTAATCTGTAAAGGTTTTTCATGCCTGTTGTCTTCCTGCAACCTTGTGTTTGGTGGAGAGTAGGGGACCATTACCCTTCCCAGCTGAGTATTAGGGCTAACGAAGACGGGTGCCCTAATGGATGAAGTGATTTTCTAACAAGTGCCTGCTGTCCTTGCAGGTAGTTAAGGCGAGACAGAATGAACGATTGTACAGAATGCTACACAAGGAATCCTCAGACTAAATGGGAGGTTGGAGCAGATGGCTCAGATTGTGTGGTCCTTAATGTTTTGGGGTCACAGATTCTCCTGAGCACGTGACTAAAGTTTCAGACCATCTCAAGAAAAAGAGAATGCACCTAATCGCAGCATTTTGCCTATGCAGTCAGCGAGTTCTTGTGTCTGTTTCACACCAGCCTTCCAGCACAGAAGTTCTTTTCCAATCTCTGTCACTAGATGGTACTGCCTGAGTCCTAGGTCATAAAGCCAGTCAGTGATAGAGCAGGACATAGAATTCGGCCAGCCCAGGTCGCCTTTCCTCAaatctggcttctgtggcttctgcTTTCCAGGAGCAGAAAATGCAAATTGGTTTGTCACCAGCCTTGCAATGGCTCTGCTGCTGGCAAGCTTTGACCGTGAGAGTTCAAAGAGCCCAAGCATTTGGTCTTCTCCCTAGTGAGGGTCTCCTCTGTTGGGTCCAGGACCATCTCCTTATACTTCTTCCTGGATTGAAAAATGGTTTCTCCCCCATGTAATCTCTGGCTTGGATTTTACACCCACCTATCCATCTAGATTGGAGGTTACAAAATGGTGGCCCCACAGCCAAATGCAGCCCGAAGACAGGCTTTTTGAATTATTGCCAATGTTTAAACATGGAGGTTCACATAAAAGTTTggatttctgatttctcttgGAAAATGGGAATATCTGACAGCTTCAGCCCCAAATTCTTATGAGACAGTCTACTAGAGCACAGCAGTGGCTGGTTCCTTTGGGCATCCACAGTCTCTAGTGCCCCCTGTTGTTCACCTCTGGCTCACATAATTCATTTACGACAGGTCCCGCAGGCACTTGAGTTTTTGATCCCTGATCTCTACCTACTTACCCTTCCACCTGCCTGCCTttttcctacctcacaccacccAATCtacctccctctttttctcttcctcactatttgtttatttaaacatATTCTGCTTTGTTTCACAAAGGACTGGAAGCTGATTATAGGAaatgaatgtaataaaataaaaagacaaagtaataagaaaaactACCTCAGAAAATGTAGATTAGATTAGAAGGTCAAGACTGCAGGGAAAAGAGAACATAGAAATTCAGGTCATTTGTTCTAAACAGTTACTACACTTGAGCCACAAATTGGCTCTGagcttttacatatattttattgccCACGAGGGGGAAATATA
Above is a genomic segment from Choloepus didactylus isolate mChoDid1 chromosome 11, mChoDid1.pri, whole genome shotgun sequence containing:
- the KCNIP1 gene encoding Kv channel-interacting protein 1 isoform X2 produces the protein MGAVMGTFSSLQTKQRRPSKDKIEDELEMTMVCHRPERLEQLEAQTNFTKRELQVLYRGFKNECPSGVVNEETFKQIYAQFFPHGDASTYAHYLFNAFDTTQTGSVKFEDFVTALSILLRGTVHEKLRWTFNLYDINKDGYINKEEMMDIVKAIYDMMGKYTYPVLKEDTPRQHVDVFFQKMDKNKDGIVTLDEFLESCQEDDNIMRSLQLFQNVM
- the KCNIP1 gene encoding Kv channel-interacting protein 1 isoform X1 → MSGCSKRCKLGFVKFAQTIFKLITGTLTKDKIEDELEMTMVCHRPERLEQLEAQTNFTKRELQVLYRGFKNECPSGVVNEETFKQIYAQFFPHGDASTYAHYLFNAFDTTQTGSVKFEDFVTALSILLRGTVHEKLRWTFNLYDINKDGYINKEEMMDIVKAIYDMMGKYTYPVLKEDTPRQHVDVFFQKMDKNKDGIVTLDEFLESCQEDDNIMRSLQLFQNVM
- the KCNIP1 gene encoding Kv channel-interacting protein 1 isoform X3; protein product: MWPTKDKIEDELEMTMVCHRPERLEQLEAQTNFTKRELQVLYRGFKNECPSGVVNEETFKQIYAQFFPHGDASTYAHYLFNAFDTTQTGSVKFEDFVTALSILLRGTVHEKLRWTFNLYDINKDGYINKEEMMDIVKAIYDMMGKYTYPVLKEDTPRQHVDVFFQKMDKNKDGIVTLDEFLESCQEDDNIMRSLQLFQNVM